Proteins from one Microbacterium proteolyticum genomic window:
- the greA gene encoding transcription elongation factor GreA, whose translation MSTDAQVTFLTQDAYDRLANELEHLSTTGREEIAKRIEIAREEGDLKENGGYHAAKDEQGKQEARIRTLQALLKNAKVGEAPESTGVVESGTVVTAIIAGGEEKFLLGNREIAADSELDVYSEASPLGAAILGLKEGDSGSYTTPNGKQISVEIVKVETYSGQ comes from the coding sequence GTGTCCACTGACGCTCAGGTGACGTTCCTCACCCAGGATGCCTACGACCGTCTCGCCAACGAGCTCGAGCACCTCTCGACCACGGGCCGCGAAGAGATCGCCAAGCGCATCGAGATCGCCCGGGAAGAGGGCGACCTGAAGGAGAACGGCGGCTACCACGCGGCCAAGGACGAGCAGGGCAAGCAGGAGGCCCGCATCCGCACCCTCCAGGCGCTGCTGAAGAACGCCAAGGTCGGCGAGGCGCCCGAGAGCACGGGCGTCGTCGAGTCCGGCACGGTCGTCACCGCGATCATCGCCGGGGGCGAGGAGAAGTTCCTCCTCGGCAACCGTGAGATCGCCGCCGACTCCGAACTCGACGTGTACAGCGAGGCGTCGCCGCTGGGCGCCGCGATCCTCGGCCTCAAGGAGGGCGACAGCGGCTCGTACACCACGCCCAACGGCAAGCAGATCTCGGTCGAGATCGTGAAGGTCGAGACCTACTCGGGTCAGTGA
- the ilvA gene encoding threonine ammonia-lyase, translated as MNDTPTLAEFEDAAQTLRGIITRTPLDESLHLTELLGVPVHLKLENLQRTGSFKIRGATYRLSRLTAEERARGVVAASAGNHAQGVALAAQQLGITATIFMPLGVPVPKLLATRGYGAEVILEGATVETPLRLAAEFAERTGAVLIHPFDHRDIVVGQGTLGLELVEDLPDLDTVIVGIGGGGLAAGVAAAVKARAAAEGRRVRIIGVQAENSAAYPTSLAAGYPIQVPTTPTIADGIAVARPGDLPFELIRQFVDEVVTVTEDDIARALLVLLERAKQVVEPAGAVGVAAILAGKIQATGTTVTILSGGNIDPLLLQRVVAHGLSASGRYMSLRIPLPDRPGQLARVSELLAQVGANVIEVLHTRHGQGLQISEVILQLSVETRGAEHRALVIRTLEEAGFFATVVPD; from the coding sequence ATGAACGACACGCCCACCCTGGCCGAGTTCGAGGATGCCGCGCAGACCCTGCGCGGCATCATCACGCGGACCCCGCTCGACGAGTCGCTGCACCTGACCGAGCTGCTCGGCGTCCCCGTGCACCTCAAGCTCGAGAATCTGCAGAGGACCGGGTCGTTCAAGATCCGCGGAGCGACGTACCGCCTGTCACGCCTCACCGCCGAGGAACGGGCGCGCGGCGTCGTCGCGGCATCCGCGGGCAACCACGCGCAGGGCGTCGCCCTCGCGGCGCAGCAGCTCGGCATCACGGCCACGATCTTCATGCCGCTCGGCGTGCCGGTGCCCAAGCTCCTCGCGACCCGCGGGTACGGCGCCGAGGTGATCCTGGAGGGGGCGACCGTCGAGACACCTCTCCGCCTCGCGGCCGAGTTCGCCGAACGCACGGGCGCGGTGCTGATCCATCCGTTCGATCACCGCGACATCGTCGTGGGTCAGGGGACGCTCGGCCTGGAGCTCGTCGAAGACCTGCCGGATCTGGACACCGTCATCGTCGGGATCGGCGGCGGCGGTCTCGCCGCCGGCGTGGCCGCCGCGGTCAAGGCGCGGGCGGCCGCCGAGGGGCGCCGCGTGCGGATCATCGGCGTCCAGGCGGAGAACTCCGCCGCGTATCCCACCTCCCTCGCGGCGGGGTACCCGATCCAGGTGCCGACGACCCCGACGATCGCCGACGGAATCGCCGTCGCGCGTCCGGGTGATCTGCCGTTCGAGCTCATCCGGCAGTTCGTCGACGAGGTCGTCACCGTCACCGAGGACGACATCGCGCGGGCGCTGCTCGTCCTGCTCGAGCGCGCCAAGCAGGTCGTCGAACCCGCGGGCGCAGTCGGGGTGGCCGCGATCCTCGCCGGGAAGATCCAGGCGACGGGGACCACCGTGACGATCCTCTCCGGCGGGAACATCGATCCGCTGCTCCTCCAGAGGGTCGTGGCCCACGGGCTGTCGGCATCCGGTCGCTACATGTCGCTGCGCATCCCGCTCCCGGACCGCCCCGGGCAGCTCGCCCGCGTGTCGGAGCTGCTCGCCCAGGTCGGCGCCAACGTCATCGAGGTGCTGCACACGCGGCACGGACAGGGCCTGCAGATCAGCGAGGTCATCCTGCAGCTGAGCGTGGAGACACGGGGCGCGGAGCACCGGGCGCTCGTCATCCGCACGCTGGAGGAAGCCGGCTTCTTCGCGACCGTCGTCCCGGACTGA
- a CDS encoding AI-2E family transporter, translating into MTGTDPEDRGSFFDALRRRTVSSDLSPAVPSALRQATAYSWRLLVIAAAIGVVVWLVIQLKLLVIPLLVAILITALVWPAFSFLLRHRWPRWLAIVVTVLGTIAVISGLLWLAVWQITREFGSVRDRTVEAIGQFRQYLIDGPLHLSAQQIDDGLRQAGTFLQQQAEVLWTGALAIGTTIGHVGTGLLLTLFILLCLLADGGGIWRWTTRLFPRVARPAVDGAGRAGWRTVITYARTQLLVATIDAIGIGLGAFLLGVPLAIPIGVLVFLGAFIPFVGAVVTGALAVFIALVYNGPLIALFMLIVVLGVQQIESHVLQPILMGSAVKVHPLAVVLVVAGGAMIGGIPGALFAVPLAAFVNVVSVYLSSHAWRDGGSAVDSADLIWQTVPRERGRRS; encoded by the coding sequence ATGACCGGAACCGATCCCGAGGACCGCGGATCGTTCTTCGACGCCCTGCGTCGGCGCACCGTCTCGAGCGACCTTTCGCCGGCGGTCCCCTCGGCGCTCCGCCAGGCCACCGCCTACTCGTGGCGACTGCTGGTCATCGCGGCCGCCATCGGCGTGGTGGTGTGGCTGGTCATCCAGCTGAAGCTCCTGGTCATCCCGTTGCTGGTCGCGATCCTCATCACCGCGCTCGTGTGGCCCGCGTTCTCGTTCCTCCTGCGGCACCGGTGGCCGCGCTGGCTCGCCATCGTCGTCACGGTGCTCGGGACGATCGCCGTGATCTCGGGGCTGCTGTGGCTCGCGGTCTGGCAGATCACGCGGGAATTCGGCTCGGTGCGCGACCGCACGGTGGAAGCGATCGGCCAGTTCCGCCAGTACCTCATCGACGGCCCCCTGCACCTGTCGGCGCAGCAGATCGACGACGGGCTCCGCCAGGCGGGGACGTTCCTGCAGCAGCAGGCCGAGGTGCTGTGGACGGGTGCGCTGGCGATCGGGACGACGATCGGCCACGTCGGCACGGGGCTGCTGCTGACGCTGTTCATCCTGCTCTGCCTGCTCGCCGACGGCGGCGGCATCTGGCGCTGGACGACGCGGCTGTTCCCGCGCGTCGCGCGCCCCGCCGTCGACGGCGCCGGCCGCGCCGGGTGGCGCACCGTCATCACCTACGCCCGCACGCAGCTGCTCGTGGCCACGATCGACGCGATCGGCATCGGCCTGGGCGCGTTCCTGCTCGGTGTGCCGCTCGCGATCCCGATCGGCGTCCTGGTGTTCCTGGGCGCGTTCATCCCGTTCGTCGGCGCCGTGGTGACCGGGGCCCTCGCGGTCTTCATCGCGCTGGTCTACAACGGGCCGCTGATCGCGCTGTTCATGCTCATCGTCGTGCTGGGCGTCCAGCAGATCGAGAGCCACGTGCTGCAGCCGATCCTCATGGGATCCGCCGTGAAGGTGCACCCGCTGGCGGTGGTCCTCGTCGTCGCCGGCGGGGCGATGATCGGCGGCATCCCCGGTGCGCTGTTCGCGGTGCCGCTCGCCGCGTTCGTCAACGTCGTCTCGGTGTACCTCAGCAGCCATGCGTGGCGGGACGGCGGTTCCGCCGTCGACTCCGCCGACCTCATCTGGCAGACCGTGCCCCGCGAACGCGGAAGGAGATCATGA
- a CDS encoding winged helix-turn-helix domain-containing protein yields the protein MTTTLRRAEARRIALAAQGLGRPRPAVVGTRQITSTLRRMRILQIDSVNVFSRSHYMPLFARLGAYDTALLDRLAFSRRPRWVESWAHVASLVEVADWPLLQFRRDAAREKYGTDDWAQANAALLGWLRDELAARGPLRPADIEHDARAGSRGSWWGWDDVKNGLERLWLMGDVAIAGRRGFERRYALASDVLPPEALHSPVPRAEAIHELVRRAAVAYGVATAADLADYWRIRDRPAVLGAVRDLVDTGELEPVVVEGWRVAGRPAQAWLHRDAARPRRVDATAVLTPFDPVVWFRDRAERLFDFDYRIEIYTPAEKRRFGYYSLPVVVGDDVVGRVDLKADRGASALRVQSAWWEHGAPADAAERLAAELRTAAEWQGLERVTVSRWGDAADALAGALRAERHEHPRNDAAPSPVTG from the coding sequence ATGACGACGACCCTTCGCCGCGCCGAGGCACGCCGCATCGCGCTCGCCGCCCAGGGCCTCGGACGCCCGCGTCCCGCGGTGGTCGGTACACGCCAGATCACCTCGACGCTCCGGCGCATGCGGATCCTGCAGATCGACTCCGTCAACGTCTTCTCCCGCAGCCACTACATGCCGCTGTTCGCCCGCCTCGGGGCCTACGACACCGCCCTGCTCGATCGCCTGGCGTTCTCGCGCCGCCCGCGGTGGGTGGAGTCCTGGGCGCACGTGGCATCCCTCGTCGAGGTCGCCGACTGGCCGCTGCTGCAGTTCCGCCGCGACGCGGCCCGCGAGAAGTACGGCACCGACGACTGGGCGCAGGCCAACGCCGCACTGCTGGGCTGGCTGCGCGACGAGCTCGCGGCGCGGGGACCGCTCCGCCCCGCCGACATCGAGCACGATGCGCGCGCGGGGTCGCGCGGATCGTGGTGGGGATGGGACGACGTCAAGAACGGCCTGGAGCGGTTGTGGCTCATGGGCGACGTCGCGATCGCGGGCCGTCGCGGGTTCGAGCGCCGATACGCGCTGGCCTCCGACGTGCTGCCGCCCGAGGCCCTCCACTCCCCCGTCCCCCGGGCCGAGGCCATCCACGAGCTCGTCCGACGCGCCGCCGTCGCGTACGGCGTCGCCACCGCCGCCGACCTCGCCGATTACTGGCGCATCCGCGACCGCCCCGCCGTTCTCGGCGCCGTGCGCGACCTCGTCGATACCGGCGAGCTCGAGCCCGTCGTCGTCGAGGGGTGGCGAGTCGCTGGTCGGCCCGCCCAGGCCTGGCTGCACCGGGATGCCGCCCGCCCCCGCCGCGTCGATGCGACGGCCGTCCTGACCCCGTTCGACCCCGTCGTGTGGTTCCGCGACCGCGCCGAGCGGCTGTTCGACTTCGACTACCGCATCGAGATCTACACCCCGGCCGAGAAGCGGCGCTTCGGCTACTACTCGCTGCCCGTGGTCGTCGGCGACGACGTGGTCGGACGCGTCGATCTCAAGGCCGACCGGGGTGCCTCCGCGTTGCGGGTGCAGTCGGCGTGGTGGGAGCACGGCGCACCCGCGGATGCCGCCGAGCGGCTTGCAGCGGAACTGCGGACCGCCGCGGAATGGCAGGGGCTCGAGCGCGTGACGGTGTCCCGGTGGGGCGACGCCGCCGACGCCCTCGCGGGAGCCCTGCGCGCCGAACGGCACGAGCACCCTCGGAACGACGCCGCCCCCTCACCCGTGACGGGCTGA
- a CDS encoding LemA family protein translates to MWEWLVPVIVIVAILAIAGIYLWATYNALVSLNVRVDEAWSDITVQLKRRADLLPNLIETVKGYAAHEKAVFENVTRARAETISAQSPAEAGVAEGHMQQALRSLFAVAEAYPQLQASQNFLQLQQSIVDTEDKIQASRRFYNGGVRELNTKIKVFPNNLFARQLGFQAREFFEVVDGAAISEPPRVQF, encoded by the coding sequence ATGTGGGAGTGGCTCGTCCCCGTCATCGTGATCGTCGCAATCCTGGCGATCGCGGGGATCTATCTGTGGGCGACGTACAACGCCCTGGTCTCCCTCAACGTCCGGGTCGACGAGGCGTGGAGCGACATCACCGTCCAGCTCAAGCGTCGCGCCGATCTCCTTCCCAACCTCATCGAGACGGTGAAGGGGTACGCGGCTCACGAGAAGGCCGTGTTCGAGAACGTGACGCGGGCCCGCGCCGAGACGATCTCGGCGCAGAGCCCCGCGGAGGCGGGCGTCGCCGAAGGCCACATGCAGCAGGCGCTGCGGTCGCTGTTCGCCGTCGCAGAGGCGTACCCGCAGCTCCAGGCGAGCCAGAACTTCCTGCAGCTGCAGCAGTCGATCGTCGACACCGAGGACAAGATCCAGGCGTCGCGCCGGTTCTACAACGGTGGCGTGCGCGAACTCAACACCAAGATCAAGGTGTTCCCCAACAACCTCTTCGCCCGCCAGCTGGGCTTCCAGGCGCGGGAATTCTTCGAGGTCGTCGACGGCGCCGCGATCTCCGAGCCACCGCGCGTCCAGTTCTGA
- a CDS encoding NAD(P)/FAD-dependent oxidoreductase, whose protein sequence is MPKILIVGGGYAGFYTAWKLEKLLGRNEAEVTLVDPLPYMTYQPFLPEVAAGEIEARHVVVGLRRHLKRTTVIAGKVTGISHATKTATITPIAGDDTWTQEYDQIVVTAGAVSRTFPIPGIAENAIGLKTIEEAVAIRDRLTSNFDKASVLPAGPERDRLLTVVVVGGGFAGIEVFAELRAYASSLLKQYPTLTFDDTHFHLIEAMGRIMPEVSQKTSEWVLADLAKKGAFVHLDTQVKGAVDGVVELSTGEQLPTDLIIWTAGVMANPTVVRGSDLPVEERGRIRTRPDLRVGTDEEFVEGAWAAGDVSAVPDLSGGGVGGFCVPNAQHAVRQGKLMAKNIVAVLRGEEPKQYFHKNLGAVAGLGLYNGAFQSGKIALTGLLAWFAHRGYHGLAMPTWERKFRVVGDWVQNFFHGRETVSLEAVQNPRATFEEFAARPRPAQSAAEPAPADKKPEAVAAK, encoded by the coding sequence GTGCCCAAGATCCTCATCGTCGGCGGAGGCTACGCGGGTTTCTACACTGCGTGGAAGCTCGAGAAGCTCCTCGGCCGCAACGAGGCCGAGGTCACTCTCGTCGACCCGCTGCCGTACATGACGTACCAGCCCTTCCTCCCCGAGGTCGCGGCCGGCGAGATCGAGGCCCGCCACGTCGTCGTCGGCCTCCGTCGCCACCTGAAGCGCACGACCGTCATCGCGGGCAAGGTCACCGGCATCTCGCACGCCACGAAGACCGCCACGATCACGCCGATCGCGGGCGACGACACCTGGACGCAGGAGTACGACCAGATCGTCGTGACCGCCGGCGCCGTCTCGCGCACGTTCCCGATCCCGGGCATCGCCGAGAACGCGATCGGTCTGAAGACGATCGAAGAGGCCGTCGCGATCCGCGACCGTCTGACCTCGAACTTCGACAAGGCGTCGGTGCTTCCCGCCGGTCCCGAGCGCGACCGTCTGCTGACCGTCGTGGTCGTTGGCGGTGGCTTCGCCGGCATCGAGGTCTTCGCCGAGCTGCGCGCGTACGCGTCGTCGCTGCTCAAGCAGTACCCGACGCTGACCTTCGACGACACGCACTTCCACCTCATCGAGGCGATGGGCCGCATCATGCCCGAGGTGTCGCAGAAGACGAGCGAGTGGGTGCTGGCCGACCTGGCGAAGAAGGGTGCGTTCGTGCACCTCGACACGCAGGTCAAGGGCGCCGTCGACGGCGTCGTCGAGCTCTCCACCGGTGAGCAGCTGCCCACCGACCTCATCATCTGGACCGCCGGTGTCATGGCCAACCCGACCGTCGTGCGCGGCAGCGACCTGCCGGTCGAGGAGCGCGGTCGCATCCGCACCCGTCCCGACCTGCGCGTGGGCACCGACGAGGAGTTCGTCGAGGGTGCCTGGGCCGCCGGCGACGTGTCGGCCGTCCCCGACCTCTCGGGTGGCGGCGTGGGCGGCTTCTGCGTCCCGAACGCGCAGCACGCGGTGCGTCAGGGCAAGCTCATGGCGAAGAACATCGTCGCGGTCCTCCGCGGCGAGGAGCCCAAGCAGTACTTCCACAAGAACCTCGGCGCGGTCGCCGGACTCGGTCTGTACAACGGTGCGTTCCAGTCCGGGAAGATCGCGCTCACGGGTCTCCTCGCCTGGTTCGCCCACCGTGGCTACCACGGCCTGGCCATGCCGACCTGGGAGCGCAAGTTCCGCGTCGTCGGCGACTGGGTGCAGAACTTCTTCCACGGCCGCGAGACGGTGTCGCTGGAGGCCGTGCAGAACCCGCGTGCCACGTTCGAGGAGTTCGCCGCCCGCCCGCGTCCGGCGCAGTCCGCGGCCGAGCCGGCCCCGGCTGACAAGAAGCCCGAGGCCGTCGCCGCCAAGTGA